A DNA window from Naumovozyma dairenensis CBS 421 chromosome 10, complete genome contains the following coding sequences:
- the ILV5 gene encoding ketol-acid reductoisomerase (similar to Saccharomyces cerevisiae ILV5 (YLR355C); ancestral locus Anc_4.190), whose amino-acid sequence MLRSQATKLVCNSRVITAKRTFALASRAAVAMRPTTRFVKPTIATRGLKQINFGGTVETVHERADWPREKLLNYFKNDTLALIGYGSQGYGQGLNLRDNGLNVIIGVRKNGASWKAAIEDGWVPGENLFEVEEAIKKGTYVMNLLSDAAQSETWSTIKPLLTKGKTLYFSHGFSPVFKDLTHVEPPTDLDVILVAPKGSGRTVRSLFKEGRGINSSYAVWNDVTGKAHEKAQALAVAIGSGYVYQTTFEREVNSDLYGERGCLMGGIHGMFLAQYDVLRENGHSPSEAFNETVEEATQSLYPLIGKYGMDYMYDACSTTARRGALDWYPIFKDALKPVFQDLYESTKNGTETKRSLEFNSQPDYREKLEAELQTIRNMEIWKVGKEVRKLRPENK is encoded by the coding sequence ATGTTGAGATCTCAAGCTACTAAATTAGTCTGTAACTCTCGTGTTATCACAGCTAAGAGAACTTTTGCCTTAGCTTCTCGTGCTGCTGTCGCCATGAGACCAACTACTCGTTTCGTCAAACCAACCATTGCTACTCGTGGtttgaaacaaattaaCTTTGGTGGTACCGTTGAAACTGTCCACGAAAGAGCTGACTGGCcaagagaaaaattattaaactATTTCAAGAATGATACTTTAGCCTTAATTGGTTACGGTTCTCAGGGTTACGGTCAAGGTTTGAACTTGAGAGATAACGGTTTGAACGTCATCATCGGTGTTCGTAAGAATGGTGCCTCTTGGAAGGCTGCCATTGAAGATGGTTGGGTCCCAGGTGAGAACTTATTCGAAGTTGAAGAAGCTATTAAGAAGGGTACTTACGTCATGAACTTGTTATCTGATGCTGCTCAATCTGAAACTTGGAGTACTATCAAGCCATTGTTGACTAAGGGTAAGACTTTATACTTTTCTCACGGTTTCTCTCCtgttttcaaagatttaaCTCACGTTGAACCACCAACTGATTTGGATGTTATCTTAGTCGCTCCAAAGGGTTCCGGTAGAACTGTCAGATCTTTGTTCAAGGAAGGTCGTGGTATTAACTCTTCATATGCTGTCTGGAACGATGTTACTGGTAAGGCTCACGAAAAGGCTCAAGCTTTGGCCGTTGCCATCGGTTCTGGTTACGTTTATCAAACCACTTTTGAAAGAGAAGTCAACTCTGACTTATACGGTGAAAGAGGTTGTCTAATGGGTGGTATTCATGGTATGTTCTTGGCTCAATACGATGTCTTGAGAGAAAATGGTCACTCTCCATCTGAGGCTTTCAACGAAACTGTTGAAGAAGCTACTCAATCTCTATATCCATTGATTGGTAAATACGGTATGGATTACATGTACGACGCCTGTTCCACTACTGCTAGAAGAGGTGCTTTAGATTGGTACccaattttcaaagatgCTTTGAAACCAGTTTTCCAAGATTTATATGAATCTACTAAGAATGGTACTGAAACTAAGAGATCTTTGGAATTCAACTCTCAACCTGATTACagagaaaaattagaagCTGAATTACAAACTATCAGAAACATGGAAATCTGGAAGGTTGGTAAGGAAGTCAGAAAATTGAGACcagaaaacaaataa
- the ATG33 gene encoding Atg33p (similar to Saccharomyces cerevisiae SCM4 (YGR049W) and YLR356W; ancestral locus Anc_4.191), whose translation MSVCLAVTKGIAVSSLGLYAGLLTSSTLISSTTPLITNTLPTDLLNWKPLLSKFKACATTLGSLATTFFGLSYFGSPTNLRHPYLLYSMMISPLSGIFLYLTTDFNQLSDDMIEKSPSSSSIESTTSAQEKTNLGESIVDLGKENERRGSEGKPLLEKKEHREKIVEDTNRNVILSNQTKILTKLSIATSFAIVGFVQSVVGIYGEGQFT comes from the coding sequence ATGTCTGTGTGTCTCGCAGTAACAAAAGGAATCGCTGTCTCCTCTTTGGGATTATACGCAGGTCTTCTAACATCTTCCACcttaatttcatcaactACACCTCTAATAACAAACACTTTACCCACTGACCTTTTGAATTGGAAAcctttattatcaaaattcaAAGCATGTGCTACTACATTAGGTTCCCTGGCAACCACGTTTTTCGGATTAAGTTATTTCGGCTCGCCAACAAATTTGAGACATCCATACCTATTATATAGTATGATGATTAGCCCCCTCTCAGGTATATTCCTTTATCTAACTACAGATTTTAATCAATTAAGTGATGACATGATTGAAAAgtctccttcttcttcatcaattgaatcaaCAACGAGCGCACAAGAAAAAACCAATTTGGGAGAATCAATAGTTGATTTAggtaaagaaaatgaacgTAGAGGAAGTGAAGGTAAACCATTATTAGAGAAAAAAGAACACAGAGAAAAAATCGTTGAAGATACTAATAGAAATGTCATTCTTTCtaatcaaacaaaaatcCTTACCAAATTGTCTATTGCAACAAGTTTTGCTATCGTGGGATTTGTACAATCTGTTGTCGGTATTTACGGTGAAGGTCAATTTACTTGA
- the NDAI0J01910 gene encoding translation initiation factor 2A (similar to Saccharomyces cerevisiae YGR054W; ancestral locus Anc_4.194), whose amino-acid sequence MASQFVLKTSQDIEVFHGYPDFKQQNTDANDGQTLASLISPCGRFLAFSTKTDLTVFTGDILETQLFKIPLVDVYDLHFSPSGNYLSTWERTSINNPDHKNVKIWYLNENFDPTTNAIEPVFEYQAKSQSGWSLQFSKLDDYAIKQFKGELRIVKIDHQHKKFDFTNPFAILKQESDSQFFSTYLISPSEHPTICTFTPEKGGKPALLTIWPILEGKITKKIATKTFFKADSCQLKWNPQGNAILCLAITDFDSSNQSYYGENTLYLLSFQGVNGTLGGNSVRVSLTKGPIHDFTWSPTSRQFGVISGYMPATIAFFDLRGNIVHQLPEQPKNTMLFSPTGRYILIGGFGNLQGSVEILDRHDKFKCITRFNATNTSVCKWSPGGEFIMTATTSPRLRVDNGIKVWHVSGKLIFVKEFKELLKVDWRFPCNFKMVPGSHIIKDWEPISKSHDEPLVADPKIGKDVKLQIHSSVEDFTSKNPSAAAIGSKANATKKAGGAYKPPHARRSAGNGTTKSIPGLVPGMSPNDKANGNNTNKTRRRRTKMNENGTTSDGNSKVEVTNNNNTVASPEEKKMRSLLKKLRSIQALKQRVIDGDKLEDTQLLKIKTEEQVIKDLSNLGWKGEE is encoded by the coding sequence atggctTCTCAATTCGTTTTAAAAACCTCACAGGATATCGAAGTATTTCATGGATACCCAGATTTCAAACAGCAAAATACTGATGCAAATGACGGACAAACTTTGGCGTCTTTAATCTCTCCATGTGGTAGATTTCTAGCATTTTCAACAAAGACTGACCTTACCGTCTTTACAGGTGATATTTTGGAAACGCAACTGTTCAAAATCCCATTAGTAGATGTTTATGATCTACATTTCTCTCCCTCTGGGAACTATTTAAGTACTTGGGAAAGAACCTCTATCAACAATCCAGATCATAAAAACGTGAAAATTTGgtatttgaatgaaaatttcGATCCAACAACTAATGCTATAGAACCTGTTTTCGAATATCAAGCTAAATCTCAAAGTGGTTGGTCATTACAATTCTCTAAGTTAGATGATTACGCAATCAAACAATTTAAAGGTGAATTAAGAATAGTTAAAATAGATCACCAACATAAGAAGTTCGACTTCACTAATCCCTTCGCTATTTTGAAGCAAGAATCAGAttctcaatttttttccacTTACTTAATTTCTCCATCTGAACATCCAACCATTTGTACCTTCACCCCTGAAAAGGGAGGTAAACCTGCATTATTAACCATCTGGCCAATATTGGAAGGtaaaattacaaagaaaattgcCACCAAGACTTTCTTCAAAGCTGATTCATGTCAACTAAAATGGAATCCACAAGGTAATGCAATTTTATGTCTTGCCATTACTGATTTCGATTCCTCTAATCAATCATACTATGGTGAAAATACCTTATATCTTTTATCATTCCAAGGTGTCAACGGTACTTTAGGTGGGAACTCCGTAAGAGTCTCTTTAACAAAGGGCCCAATTCATGATTTCACTTGGTCACCAACTTCAAGACAATTTGGTGTCATCTCAGGTTACATGCCTGCTACAATTGcattttttgatttgaGAGGAAATATTGTACATCAATTACCTGAACAACCTAAAAATACAATGTTATTCTCTCCAACTGGTAGATATATCTTGATAGGTGGGTTCGGTAACTTACAAGGTTCAGTGGAAATCTTAGATCGTCATGATAAATTTAAGTGCATTACTAGATTCAACGCTACGAATACTTCTGTTTGTAAATGGTCTCCAGGTGGTGAATTTATAATGACTGCAACAACATCTCCACGTTTAAGAGTCGATAATGGTATTAAAGTATGGCATGTAAGTGGGAAATTGATTTTCGTTAAGGAATTTAAAGAACTATTGAAAGTCGATTGGAGATTCCCTTGTAATTTTAAAATGGTTCCAGGATCTCATATCATTAAAGATTGGGAACCAATCAGTAAGTCTCATGATGAACCGTTAGTCGCAGATCCAAAAATTGGTAAAGATGTTAAATTACAAATCCATTCTTCTGTGGAGGACTTTACTTCTAAAAATCCAAGTGCTGCAGCTATAGGTAGCAAGGCAAATGCAACGAAAAAAGCTGGAGGAGCTTATAAGCCTCCTCATGCTAGAAGATCAGCTGGAAACGGTACAACGAAATCTATTCCTGGTTTAGTCCCTGGTATGTCTCCAAATGATAAAGCAAATGGTAATAACACTAATAagacaagaagaagaagaactaAGATGAATGAGAATGGAACTACTAGTGATGGAAACTCAAAAGTTGAAGtaactaataataacaataccGTTGCTTCTCCtgaggaaaagaaaatgagatcattattgaaaaaattaagatCCATCCAAGCTTTGAAACAAAGAGTTATTGACGGTGATAAACTAGAAGATACCCAACTGTTGAAGATTAAAACAGAAGAGCAAGTCATAAAAGACTTATCCAATCTTGGTTGGAAGGGAGAAGAATAA